In the Pan paniscus chromosome 8, NHGRI_mPanPan1-v2.0_pri, whole genome shotgun sequence genome, one interval contains:
- the MMP21 gene encoding matrix metalloproteinase-21: MLAASIFRPTLLLCWLAAPWPTQPESLFHSRDRSDLEPSPLRQAKPIADLHAAQRFLSRYGWSGVWAAWGPSPEGPPETPKGAALAEAVRRFQRANALPASGELDAATLAAMNRPRCGVPDMRPPPPSAPPSPPGPPPRARSRRSPRAPLSLSRRGWQPRGYPDGGAAQAFSKRTLSWRLLGEALSSQLSAAEQRRIVALAFRMWSEVTPLDFREDLAAPGAAVDIKLGFGRGRHLGCPRAFDGSGQEFAHAWRLGDIHFDDDEHFTPPTSDTGISLLKVAVHEIGHVLGLPHTYRTGSIMQPNYIPQEPAFELDWSDRKAIQKLYGSCEGSFDTAFDWIRKERNQYGEVMVRFSTYFFRNSWYWLYENRNNRTRYGDPIQILTGWPGIPTHNIDAFVHIWTWKRDERYFFQGNQYWRYDSDKDQALTEDEQGKSYPKLISEGFPGIPSPLDTAFYDRRQKLIYFFKESLVFAFDVNRNRVLNSYPKRITEVFPAVIPQNHPFRNIDSAYYSYAYNSIFFFKGNAYWKVVNDKDKQQNSWLPANGLFPKKFISEKWFDVCDVHISTLNM; this comes from the exons ATGCTCGCCGCCTCCATCTTCCGTCCGACACTGCTGCTCTGCTGGCTGGCTGCTCCCTGGCCCACCCAGCCTGAGAGTCTCTTCCACAGCCGGGACCGCTCGGACCTGGAGCCATccccactgcgccaggccaagcCCATTGCCGACCTCCACGCTGCTCAG CGGTTCCTGTCCAGATACGGCTGGTCAGGGGTGTGGGCGGCCTGGGGGCCCAGTCCCGAGGGGCCGCCGGAGACCCCCAAGGGCGCCGCCCTGGCCGAGGCGGTGCGCAGGTTCCAGCGGGCGAACGCGCTGCCGGCCAGCGGGGAGCTGGACGCGGCCACCCTAGCGGCCATGAACCGGCCGCGCTGCGGGGTCCCGGACATGCGCCCACCGCCCCCCTCCGCCCCGCCTTCGCCCCCGGGCCCGCCCCCCAGAGCCCGCTCCAGGCGCTCCCCGCGGGCGCCGCTGTCCTTGTCCCGGCGGGGTTGGCAGCCCCGGGGCTACCCCGACGGCGGAGCTGCCCAGGCCTTCTCCAAGAGGACGCTGAGCTGGCGGCTGCTGGGCGAGGCCCTGAGCAGCCAACTGTCCGCGGCCGAGCAGCGGCGCATTGTGGCGCTGGCCTTCAGGATGTGGAGCGAGGTGACGCCGCTGGACTTCCGCGAGGACCTGGCCGCCCCCGGGGCCGCGGTCGACATCAAGCTGGGCTTTGGGAGAG GCCGGCACCTGGGCTGTCCGCGGGCCTTCGATGGGAGCGGGCAGGAGTTTGCACACGCCTGGCGCCTAGGTGACATTCACTTTGACGACGACGAGCACTTCACACCTCCCACCAGTGATACGGGCATCAGCCTTCTCAAG GTGGCCGTCCATGAAATTGGCCATGTCCTGGGCTTGCCTCACACCTACAGGACGGGATCCATAATGCAACCAAATTACATTCCCCAGGAGCCTGCCTTTGAGTTGGACTGGTCAGACAGGAAAGCAATTCAAAAGCTGTATG gctCCTGTGAGGGATCATTTGATACCGCATTTGACTGGATTCGCAAAGAGAGAAACCAATATGGAGAGGTGATGGTGAGATTTAGCACATATTTCTTCCGTAACAGCTGGTACTGGCTTTATGAAAATCGAAACAATAGGACACGCTATGGGGACCCTATCCAAATCCTCACTGGCtggcctggaatcccaacacaCAACATAGATGCCTTTGTTCACATCTGGACATGGAAAAGAGATGAACGTTATTTTTTTCAAG GAAATCAATACTGGAGATATGACAGTGACAAGGATCAGGCCCTCACAGAAGATGAACAAGGAAAAAGCTATCCCAAATTGATTTCAGAAGGATTTCCTGGCATCCCAAGTCCCCTAGACACGGCGTTTTATGACCGAAGACAGAAGTTAATTTACTTCTTCAAGGAGTCCCTT GTATTTGCATTTGATGTCAACAGAAATCGAGTACTTAATTCTTATCCAAAGAGGATTACTGAAGTTTTTCCAGCAGTAATACCACAAAACCATCCTTTCAGAAATATAGATTCCGCTTATTACTCCTATGCATAcaactccattttctttttcaaaggcaATGCATACTGGAAGGTAGTTAATGACAAGGACAAACAACAGAATTCCTGGCTTCCTGCTAATGGCTTATTTCCAAAAAAGTTTATTTCAGAGAAGTGGTTTGATGTTTGTGACGTCCATATCTCCACACTGAACATGTAA